A genomic window from Anticarsia gemmatalis isolate Benzon Research Colony breed Stoneville strain chromosome 24, ilAntGemm2 primary, whole genome shotgun sequence includes:
- the LOC142983713 gene encoding uncharacterized protein LOC142983713 produces the protein MANNRPITEVRSVEIGAEVFFFGWKTRYEIEFFKRNVYDSMGSLNDHVRVCYKFGNFCGLALEQTPLKNQVLEDGTVVERPETNRQVFKPTIPGTGREKSSCCLMKMFVSNILMPYFWVTVLFDTVVATLGYAFYQSIFDIHKYHAFVGKCKSYCKSLLHIDVCRVSFFYNCGCPQTEKQLPKFNERLVILDGTVTKKLSRREPAPPPVHTPTEYSSISHFAPSSRRRTRTGRNNRSPGESPHKKYSNNFQHRGDTYPQMRKPFQCVHTHVSRLRRTVSQSMRELYVPH, from the exons ATGGCGAACAATCGGCCTATAACCGAAGTGCGCAGCGTGGAGATAGGAGCCGAGGTGTTCTTCTTCGGCTGGAAGACTCGATACGAGATAGAGTTCTTCAAAAGGAACGTCTACGACAGCATGGGTTCTCTCAACGACCATGTTAG GGTTTGCTACAAGTTCGGCAACTTCTGCGGCCTAGCTTTGGAGCAGACCCCGTTGAAGAACCAGGTGTTGGAGGACGGGACTGTGGTTGAGCGGCCGGAGACCAACCGCCAGGTGTTCAAGCCCACCATCCCTGGCACCGGCCGCGAGAAGTCGTCGTGTTGTCTGATGAAGATGTTCGTCAGCAACATCCTGATGCCGTACTTCTGGGTGACCGTGCTGTTTGACACCGTGGTTGCTACGCTGGGATACGCCTTCTATCAATCGAT CTTTGATATCCACAAGTACCACGCCTTTGTCGGAAAATGCAAATCCTACTGTAAAAG CCTTCTTCATATCGACGTTTGCCGTGTAAGCTTCTTCTACAACTGCGGCTGCCCACAAACCGAGAAACAACTACCGAAATTCAACGAACGCTTAGTGATTCTGGACGGAACTGTAACAAAGAAACTGTCTCGACGAGAGCCCGCGCCACCACCGGTACATACGCCTACGGAATATAGTTCGAT CTCGCACTTCGCTCCATCATCACGTCGGCGCACACGAACTGGTCGCAACAACAGGTCTCCAGGCGAATCTCCGCATAAGAAATACTCCAACAACTTCCAGCACCGGGGCGACACCTACCCGCAAATGCGCAAACCTTTCCAGTGCGTGCACACGCATGTGTCACGTCTAAGGAGAACCGTTTCACAATCTATGAGGGAGCTATATGTTCCACATTAA
- the LOC142983590 gene encoding uncharacterized protein LOC142983590, protein MEPKSLEEAECWPKDTRAQIEIKNLAKRSSKTIEPLVEQAAEEIPLNAIEPSSASPELVKQEIEEEGESSAPVTTQPTIENPLGKFSSDDSSSSSPITCVPKNDPTAAEASTSADEKEKAVDSSTTEPMPKSNFEMLLRYVHARRHARPIKQKKHPEHLIALSVKTLREQQQQQQQQQQGAAEGSEEKKEPEKAKNVTISAYGVGYHKWNSSVQAKPMEYLSPLLSAPPATTSDEKKETCILFPKGKSNKTAPLPSGSRKQMNCFNRSICKPNQEKRRVTRIPRGLQITIIQELKEVKENIKQDEKTAEKVIVTEPRRSQEDSLDETPTKLICHGTISEAFMCLCGLLCCFKSLVCW, encoded by the exons ATGGAGCCGAAGTCACTGGAAGAGGCCGAATGCTGGCCCAAAGACACCAGAGCTCAAATTGAGATTAAAAACCT GGCCAAGAGGTCTTCCAAAACCATAGAACCGTTGGTCGAGCAGGCTGCTGAAGAGATACCTCTGAACGCCATCGAGCCATCATCGGCGTCGCCAGAGCTGGTCAAGCAAGAGATCGAGGAAGAAGGAGAGTCTTCTGCTCCTGTGACTACTCAACCAACTATTGAAAACCCTTTGGGAAAATTTAGCTCTGATGATTCGTCGTCTTCGAGCCCAATCACTTGCGTGCCAAAAAATGATCCGACGGCTGCCGAGGCTTCAACTTCGGCTGATGAGAAAGAGAAAGCTGTAGACAGCTCAACGACAGAACCGATGCCAAAATCTAACTTTGAAATGCTCCTGAGATATGTGCATGCCCGTCGTCATGCTCGCCCAATAAAGCAGAAGAAACACCCCGAGCACCTTATTGCTCTTTCTGTGAAGACTCTTCGTGAGcaacagcagcagcagcagcagcagcagcagggCGCTGCTGAGGGCTCCGAGGAGAAGAAAGAGCCCGAGAAAGCTAAAAATGTAACCATCAGCGCTTATGGTGTAGGATACCATAAGTGGAATTCTTCCGTCCAGGCCAAGCCTATGGAATACCTCTCGCCACTGCTCTCTGCTCCTCCAGCTACTACCAGTGATGAGAAGAAAGAGACGTGCATATTATTCCCTAAAGGGAAATCCAATAAGACTGCTCCGTTGCCGAGCGGTTCTCGCAAGCAGATGAATTGCTTCAATAGAAGCATCTGCAAGCCCAACCAAGAGAAGAGGCGTGTTACCCGCATCCCGCGAGGACTG CAAATCACCATAATCCAGGAGTTAAAAGAAGTTAAAGAAAACATCAAGCAAGATGAGAAAACGGCTGAGAAGGTGATCGTGACAGAGCCACGCAGATCCCAGGAAGATTCCCTCGACGAGACTCCAACTAAGCTGATCTGTCATGGCACCATCAGCGAGGCTTTTATGTGCCTCTGCGGCTTGTTGTGTTGCTTCAAGTCTCTTGTATGTTGGTAA